The genomic stretch TCTATGCGCATAAACAATAGCTGCACTTGTACTTTATTTGTATTACAGTCACCGTTGGGAAGGTTGCTTTTGAGAGGTAATGcattacagattactagttaccctgttacAATGTAATACGTTGTACAACTATTGtaattacttcatcaaagtGTGTAACCTAtgacatttgattacttttcgaTTACTTCTCTGATagatgttttaaactgggcagTGAAACTAAAAATGTCAGATTTAGGCTATGCCAAAAGAACAGtgaaaaagatgcaaagcaaaaGAAGGAATGTCGTATTCTACATATAACATTTTACTACAAAGAATATATTTAGATATAACCCCTTTGTACACACCAACATTCTGATTATTAACTGTAATtcaattaacttttttttcagtaaCTGTATCTGATgacttttacatttattttgcaatttAATTactgtaactagttactacccaaCACTGATTACTGTTTGTAACTTGTAACAAAGTGCCCAGTATTTTAAGTTTGATTATGACCGGAAGTTACTGTTGATTCCCGGGATCTTGACACAACACAACCCCGCCCCCTGCACGTGTTTGTTTTGCCAGGATTTTAACCCTTCTGTTGCCGTGTTCACCTGCAGAGGTGAAATAAAGGATTTATCTATATTatctatacatttttaatgctaCACAACGTATAATATcacatgttttatattaaaaaaacaactaccaGCAGTCAGTAAAATatttctgatgatgtcacacataCATGTAGTTCCAACGCTTGGCCACTGGGTGGTGATAATGAACAAATTTCGCCGTCTGTTCAAAAACGAGGAAGAACCTACTCTACAGAAGCTTCCACCTCGGAAGGTAAGACTAATCAACTACAATGTTTTACTCAGATTTAACACATGTTCAGGCCTCTGCAGTAACCTTTACACGGTACTAAATACTGGCGGCGTTATGGTTTAACATGTGAGACTGACTGGCACTCAGTCTGtggtctctctgtgtgttctcaGCTGCAGGATGAAATAAAAGTAAGTTAGTTCATCTCTGAAGTTGTCAGGTTTCAGTCGGAACAGTTCACAACATCGAGTAAATCCAACGAAGAATAACATTAATGTAGCCACATATGTGATCCATAACAAACTGTACAATGCTGTGCAGACggaaaaatatgatttttgtctcatttttggcTCCTTTCACATCTCCAGCTCGCAGTTATCAGCTGTTTATCAATGCCTGGGCTAGTGTCCTGACacctacacagacacagttaCTTTTAAAGGTGTTTCCAATCACTCAGTTATTTCAGGAGCTATCCTGGGAGTTACATGCATATACAAATCACACTGATAAAGGTGTGAGTTGATGCATCATTACAGATGATATGGTGACCTGCACAGATGATgactttatgatgatgatttcatacctaatatttatttatgatctatggataggcctacattgctgctttttttttactgtggcttgtaaagtgtccttgagtgctttgaaaggcgttattaacattattatttattattataacaaGCAGGAGAGTGGAGGAGATGTCAGTAAAGTACAGCTAGTTCTGACAAGAGTCTAACAGATGACGTGGAAACACTTGTGTGGGTGGACTGTGAGTTTGTGGGGGAGTACTTTGTTATACACAAGAAGGCTCAAAATGTGACTGCACTTTAACTTCTTCATATTTGCTTTCCTTAATCACTTgagaagaaaatatatttattcaacaAATGTTACACTGTTAAACATTTCAGGAGTTATTTGATTTCACTGATAAAACTTACACTTGTAATTAAATTCAACGCTTAAATAACTGCAGGCTTGTTAGAAATGAACCAAATGATCTGTGCTGCCCCTGACTGTGTGTTCATGGCGTGTCTGTTTGTGTATAAGGAGTGGACATACTTCCTGACCAGGACACAGTTATTTACTGCATTTAGATGGTTTGCCAGATTCAGCTCTttacaacatgtttacagcctcttttttctttcattttgtttcctcAGTAGAAATATTAACAGTTAAAAAccctcacagagctgcagccGTGTGAGTGAAGAGACGTCAATGAGAATCCACAGTGAGAGATGATGGACTCTGAggtgtctctgctgctgcactgtgcagcCTGGAGGGGGCTGCTGGAGTCTCAAGTACAAGTGGAGCTCTCTGAAAGGTAGGATCATTAATCAGGCCTCTGGAATGTGTAAATATCACATAAGACCTTTCTACTTAACAAAACAATGGCACAAAACTTACATAGATATTgggctttatttttaaaaacccCTCAAGTGAAAATCAAGTTATTACCTTGTTAGCATGTCCATGTGGTGTTATATACGCTACacgtagggctgggcaatatatccaTATCATATCAATACCGTGATATGTCTTAGATTTTGGCATCtgagtgttgtcttttcccgttttaaaggctgcattacagtaaagtgatgttatTTTCTAAACTTACTTTATGCAACGACAGTGACATGTATGCCTACCTCCACCACGTGGCCCATACAGACGCAACAGTTATTCAATATTACAATTACAGTCGAAACCCTAAATACGGAGTACAATACATTTTGCTATAACAACTGAATGAGAGCAGCCAGCAGGTGATTGCTGgtatttttctttcctctgtggCATTGGTATCTCATCAAAGATTAGTGCCACAATAAACTTTGATCGCTCTAATGTATTCCAAAGTCTGCTCCCACCAGCAAACTTTTCCCCTACATTTAAGGGATATGCTCCTCCCTCGCAGCTCAGCAGAGTATGACATGAGAAGGAGGTGTGGCTATGTGtcagcattttgcaggttgacTAACTTTCACTTCAGCTTGTCAGAGCTGGCGATCAGGGTTAAGGTTCATTTAACATTAACAACACACAATCAGCTGTTTGATCACGTTGGCAAGCTGAAGGCTCATTCACAagcagatgtttgtgtgtttgataagCAGAGGTAAAGGTGAGCAGGTAGATGCACGCATACAAAATGGGGCAAAGGTGTAGAGTTAGATCTCAGCCATGTTAAGGCATGACGGGAACAGAGATGAGTTTTTAGGGGTGAATGCCCACAGAGGAACTTTAAAGAATGACATGACATGGTAGGAAGGGATTTTTATGAGATTTGATGATAAGAAAATATAGAATAacaccagccttatcctttaatgCAGTAGTTTGACACTGTGCAAACTGTAACCGTAGTAATCTGAAGAGTTTGTTTGCTTCCTGTCCCTCCTCAGATTCAACAGGCAGACAGATCCGGCTCTAGAGCGTCTGATAGATGAGGTGTGGACAGAGCGGGTGTCCAAGGAGCCGTGGCTTTTCAATGGGTCCAAATTCAGACTGCACTCTTTCTGCTTGGCCTCGTCACCCTCTGTTCCTCCTAAACACCCTTCATGCTCTCAGCCAACCCTCATCTCCTTCTCAGACTGtgcagaggagcaggagggagaGTTACAACACAGCAGACAAACAGTGAAGGAGGATCTGTGTATCACTGATGGTCTGCATGACGCTGCTCAGAGCAGTTTGGACAGAAACGGACCTGTGAAGACAGAAAGTGTAGACCGTGTCAGTGAGAGCATCACAGCTGAACCCTCTTCCAAAAACACAGATGATCAAAACACCACTCCGCTCCTCACTCTGAGACTAGGCCTCACATGCTATAAGGACTACCTGGGAACAAACTGGTCATGTCAAGTGGCAGAGCTTCGTCAGCGAGGGGAGGAGGAGTTCAGTGATCCTCTGGTGCTGCTGGCTCAGCCTCTGGGTGTAGGTGGCATCCTGTGTACGGACGACAGTCAGGTGGTGTTCATCAGGAGGAGCCAGAGGGTGGCGGAGGCAGGGGGGCTCCTGGACATCCCCGGAGGTCACCCAGAGCCAAAGGTGAGGTCAATAAAGAAAATGAAGTGTCATTCAAATATGCGTCATGTTTTATTGAACTGTCGCTGCACCTCCTCAGGTGGTGTGTGAGCGTCTGGGCCACGCAGTGTGTGAGGAGCAGATCAGTGTGGACATGATGCAGCAGAGGCTCGTCGTCTCGGAGCTGTTTTCGTCTGTGTGCGCCGAGATCAGAGACGAGGTGAGAGAAGTGTCCACTGTAGACTTGTTATTTCATGTTGAGGTGACGTTGAATTACACAGTTACGTCATAGGTATGATTTAAGATTACTTACACTTGTGCCCAAAGGATCTATTTAGTATGAGGAGTCACTGCCTTGCATGTGCAGTGGCTGGTTGTATGCAGCTGTTTCCAGTCACTACTCAGGGCCTGCAGGATACGAGTCTTGGACAGGTCGACCAGGTTCATCCTGCTGATGATCCTGTGGTCATGTCCCTTGTCCTCCACAAACTCAGTGGGTCATAACGAGAGTAAAGATGGATTGAGATCTGGAGCTCCTGTCATTCACTCCTAATGCTGCTGCGGCTCTGCTTGTTGCCCAGCTTCAACCAATCCTgaatgtcactgtgacatcacaccgTCTTCCCTCTGTTCGTCTGCAGGTGAATATTCCCCTGAGCTCCCTCGGAGAGCCGGTCCTGATGGGTGTCGCTCTGAATCACACCAGCGCCGGGAGACCAAGTGCTGAGTTCTACGTCAGGTACTCattcagttttggtttgatatgAAGGGAGTTTGTCTTGAATCACTTTTTATAAAGATATAGTGTagagtagagctgcaacaattagtcagtTAATCAACTGGCACAAAATGAATTGGCACctattttgatgattttttttgcaattaacagtttaatttaacaattaaaATGAAGTGGAGCAGAAGTAAAGAGTAGcataaatggaaatactcaagtaataCTCAATTATACAGTACTATAGTACCCCCACTgggaatggggaaaaaaaggttgtATAAGActtaaataaaatctaaaacaacactatacatactgtatacatgGTGAGATACACACTTCAATCATACATAAgccaaaatgtaaacataagtACACACACGCAATcatacaaatatatttatacatcagTCACAGTTGTCTACAGCCAGCCTACAT from Epinephelus moara isolate mb chromosome 4, YSFRI_EMoa_1.0, whole genome shotgun sequence encodes the following:
- the nudt22 gene encoding uridine diphosphate glucose pyrophosphatase NUDT22 isoform X2, producing MMDSEVSLLLHCAAWRGLLESQVQVELSERFNRQTDPALERLIDEVWTERVSKEPWLFNGSKFRLHSFCLASSPSVPPKHPSCSQPTLISFSDCAEEQEGELQHSRQTVKEDLCITDGLHDAAQSSLDRNGPVKTESVDRVSESITAEPSSKNTDDQNTTPLLTLRLGLTCYKDYLGTNWSCQVAELRQRGEEEFSDPLVLLAQPLGVGGILCTDDSQVVFIRRSQRVAEAGGLLDIPGGHPEPKVVCERLGHAVCEEQISVDMMQQRLVVSELFSSVCAEIRDEVNIPLSSLGEPVLMGVALNHTSAGRPSAEFYVRKHIRSPAHWTCVGDTFCFHLVSIRHRAIKEAKATAFM
- the nudt22 gene encoding uridine diphosphate glucose pyrophosphatase NUDT22 isoform X1 gives rise to the protein MMDSEVSLLLHCAAWRGLLESQVQVELSERFNRQTDPALERLIDEVWTERVSKEPWLFNGSKFRLHSFCLASSPSVPPKHPSCSQPTLISFSDCAEEQEGELQHSRQTVKEDLCITDGLHDAAQSSLDRNGPVKTESVDRVSESITAEPSSKNTDDQNTTPLLTLRLGLTCYKDYLGTNWSCQVAELRQRGEEEFSDPLVLLAQPLGVGGILCTDDSQVVFIRRSQRVAEAGGLLDIPGGHPEPKVVCERLGHAVCEEQISVDMMQQRLVVSELFSSVCAEIRDEVNIPLSSLGEPVLMGVALNHTSAGRPSAEFYVSCSLTSDEVRKLYWKGGAEAHESTDIVFLSRTEVLQLDRNSPLWSELCPSAKGAVLLYQTVKPDGERGHDTQLVASGDVSR